The Heyndrickxia acidicola sequence ATCCGCACGTGAATTCCTCACCTGCAACCTTCCTACAACTGATAGCTGTTTGTTAGGTTAGTATCAAAAGTTAAACCTTTAATCTAAACTTTTTAAAATTTCCTACTTATATTTATTTTCTTACTTGGTGGAATAAATTAATACACTAATTATTACTGTTTATTTAAATATAAACGTTTTTTTATGTATTGCTTTTCAGGAAAATGCTGTTTGTTTTGCGGCAACTTTATTGTTTTGCCTGCTAGTTTTGATGAATACGAGCTGTTTATTTTGATTGTATAATTTTCATCAAGCATGTAAATATTCTTATCAAACAGCTTATGATGGTTACTGCACAACAAAAGACCATTTCTTACGTCTAATTTCTCTTCCTCATTAGCTACTGACCAAGGAACAATATGAGCCGCTTCTAACGCTTCCGGAATTCGAAAGCCACAAAAAGCACATTTAGAATGATAAACATCTAGTAGAGCTTTTCTAAATAAACTTTGTGCCACTCCTCTTACTTTAACCTTAGCGTACACTTCTTTCGATTTTGTCGTATCTAATAAATCAGCTGCCAATTCAGATTGCCTTCCATCTGATTGTGCATATTGAAAGGGATTTATGTAACTATGCCAATTAAAGTTATATACTTTTTTCTGACCTTCTCCAATATTGGTAACATCGTAGGCAATGAAACCTTTACCTACTTTTCCCTCTCTACTAACCACGATACTAGTTAAAGGAGGCATCTCTTCGTCCATGCAATAGTTTTGTATGTAATCCAAGAAGAAGCGACAGACTCTATGATGAACACCTACTTGTTCTGCAAGTTCTTTATAGGTAATAGGCTTGTTTTTTTCTGCCTGTTTTATTAGTACCTCCCAAGCACGAAAAGCTCTTAGCTCATGATTCGGTTGTTCACTCATTTTAAATCATCCTTCCGACAACTATTCTCTCAATCACTAAATTAGCTCGTACCTCTGCAAAGTAATACAAGTAAAACTAGATACTAAGTCAGGGTCAGCTTATATCCGTTGACTCTTTAGAGTCTTTAAAGCGGACGATGGTGAATCGCTATACCCTTTATTTGAAGCTTCCTTCCTTGCATCCTCTAAGATTTCATCAAAATTAATTTGGTTCATATTATTTAGATTAATCTTCATTCTTATTAGCGTCCCTTTGATATCACAAAAGTCTCCAAAGCTGATCAAAGGAATGTTTTATCTTCTTGCTACTTCCTTAATTCAATGGCTTACTTAAATCGAAACGAACTTTATATACTAGGTTTCCTTTAACCGTTTCATAACCTTGGCTTAACAAAAGGAACCTTTTTACGTTTTCACCGAATAAATTACTCATGGACACACCTTTCGTGCTAAAAAGCGTACTTAGAACCTGAATTTCTCCCAATGTGCATTCTTGTTCATAAACCGTCTTTGTTTGTTCTAATCGGTTTATCACCAAAACACTAATTATCTTTAATTTCATTTACTAAACCTTCTTTATTAATGATTGGTAATAACTTTTACTTTTTTTACTTCTTTCGAAAAATCTCTTTAGGAACCAATCTTCCTTGTTAAACATACTTTATATTCTCCATTTCTTAATTACATAAATATAATTTAAAACCTTACTAGACTATTATCGGGTAAATTGAGAAAACATGAAGAAATTTCAAGTTGACATAATGTATATTAAAACCCTTAAGCTTAATCAAGTGTAAAGGCCTCATCTACAGCATTACTCATTTGTTTTAATGTTGGCTTTGTATAACGTTGTGCTACAGCTACAGAATGTCCAGCAAGTTCTGCAATCATGGATATATCTAATTTATTAGACCTTGCTAACAACGCACAGAAAGTATGTCGTAGCATGTGTGGAGTTATTCCGTAATGTTGCAACAATAACTGAATAGATCGTGTGGTTAGTTGTTTTTCCCTTTGTAAGATAAACACATATTCAATATCATCTTTACGTGTATCTAAGTACCTTTTGATGGTCTTATCATACTTATCCTTCGCAATAGGAACTGTTCTTACTTTATTCCCCTTTGATTGATTAATATGAATTAAATACTTCTTAGTTGTCTCATCATATTCAATATCCTTTAATTTTAATTCAACTAACTCGCCTACCCGCATTCCTGTAAACTGTAACATATCCACAATAGCCAGATCACGTTTACTTGATGCTTTACGACTGTTAGCTATTTTTAATCTAATAGAAGCTATATCCTCAGCTTCAACCGACTTGGGAGCAAGTTGTTTAGATATGTGAGTTGTCTTGTTAATCTGTATATCTTTAATACAACTTCTTTGATCCGTATAATCTGTAAAGACTCGAATCGCTGCAAAGATACGGTTAATACTTGAAGGGTTATATCTATCCCCTTTTGTATTCTTTAGAAGACCAGATTCCAATGAATCAATGAACATTTGAATTGTTTCTTGGGTTAATTCATCCCTTCTTACATTTACTTTTGATAAGTAACGGTTAAGAATTTCGAGATCACGTTGATAGCTCTTCTTAGTGTTTTCCGCTTTCCCTAATTGAAAGATAAATTCCTGAATCAATTCGCTGTTTACATTATTCATTGGTTTATTCTTCCTCTAATTTAGTTATGCGAACTTAATTATAAGTGGAATGTAACCATCATTTGTATATATGGTGACTAGTTTCTTCTATAATATTACTTGTTCATTTAAAATAAGGTAAAATATGCAGATATGCAGCTGGAATGATTTTGTGATTTTTTAATGAGGAAAGATTATACTATCGATTGTACATTGTAGTGATAATATTAATGAATGAATGTATGGATAGTAATAGAAAATAACACTTGTATCTTTTGACGATTAACAGATGATTTCAAGGGAAATAAGACTGTATAAACGTTGATATATCAATATCTCTAACTAATCGCTATCGGCTTAACGATTGCATATTAACATGCACAAATAGTAATTTAAGAAATGGAATTTGGAAAAGCTAAATTAAACAATTAACCAATTCAATTATGTTGATAAAATAAAAATAAGCATGTCTTATCTTCATGCTTA is a genomic window containing:
- a CDS encoding HNH endonuclease, with the protein product MSEQPNHELRAFRAWEVLIKQAEKNKPITYKELAEQVGVHHRVCRFFLDYIQNYCMDEEMPPLTSIVVSREGKVGKGFIAYDVTNIGEGQKKVYNFNWHSYINPFQYAQSDGRQSELAADLLDTTKSKEVYAKVKVRGVAQSLFRKALLDVYHSKCAFCGFRIPEALEAAHIVPWSVANEEEKLDVRNGLLLCSNHHKLFDKNIYMLDENYTIKINSSYSSKLAGKTIKLPQNKQHFPEKQYIKKRLYLNKQ
- a CDS encoding tyrosine-type recombinase/integrase; amino-acid sequence: MNNVNSELIQEFIFQLGKAENTKKSYQRDLEILNRYLSKVNVRRDELTQETIQMFIDSLESGLLKNTKGDRYNPSSINRIFAAIRVFTDYTDQRSCIKDIQINKTTHISKQLAPKSVEAEDIASIRLKIANSRKASSKRDLAIVDMLQFTGMRVGELVELKLKDIEYDETTKKYLIHINQSKGNKVRTVPIAKDKYDKTIKRYLDTRKDDIEYVFILQREKQLTTRSIQLLLQHYGITPHMLRHTFCALLARSNKLDISMIAELAGHSVAVAQRYTKPTLKQMSNAVDEAFTLD